One Falsarthrobacter nasiphocae DNA segment encodes these proteins:
- a CDS encoding ABC transporter permease yields MSRASVFAAFVERDLRKDLKSLPGVFAELFLQPILFLFVFAFVLPAVGGIDRGYLGVLVPGLAAMTAVSSGITGVCLPVLIELHYTREIDDRLAAPVPARFVALAKMTHSVIRAFLGAICFVLVAWALVGKSPFEYGPGLFLGAFLGAFVGSGIGMLLAGFVDVKNIDAVAAASVSLVGFTGCAQYSWASLSALPAFQWVTLLNPLTYASELTRAASTHSLAPALCVAVLSVLAVVTWAAGARRFGVIVAR; encoded by the coding sequence ATGAGCCGAGCATCAGTCTTCGCAGCGTTCGTCGAAAGGGACCTCCGCAAGGACCTCAAATCATTGCCGGGTGTCTTCGCGGAGCTCTTTCTGCAGCCGATCCTCTTCCTCTTCGTCTTCGCCTTCGTGCTGCCTGCGGTGGGCGGGATCGACCGCGGCTATCTGGGCGTCCTCGTCCCCGGTCTCGCGGCGATGACGGCGGTCTCCTCCGGAATCACGGGCGTGTGCCTGCCCGTGCTCATCGAGCTGCACTACACGCGGGAGATCGACGACCGCCTCGCGGCTCCCGTCCCCGCCCGATTCGTAGCCCTGGCCAAAATGACCCACTCGGTCATTCGAGCCTTCCTCGGAGCCATCTGCTTCGTCCTCGTCGCCTGGGCCCTCGTCGGGAAATCGCCGTTTGAATACGGCCCGGGTCTGTTCCTCGGCGCATTCCTAGGGGCATTTGTGGGCAGCGGAATCGGCATGCTCCTGGCGGGATTCGTGGACGTGAAGAATATCGACGCCGTGGCCGCCGCCTCCGTCAGCCTCGTCGGCTTCACGGGCTGCGCGCAATACAGTTGGGCGTCCCTCAGCGCGCTGCCCGCGTTTCAGTGGGTGACGCTCCTCAACCCCCTGACGTATGCGAGCGAGCTGACCCGCGCCGCATCCACTCACTCCCTGGCTCCGGCCCTGTGCGTTGCGGTCCTGTCCGTCCTCGCCGTGGTCACGTGGGCCGCGGGGGCGCGGAGGTTCGGCGTCATCGTCGCCCGGTAG
- a CDS encoding Nif3-like dinuclear metal center hexameric protein: MTELQENPGTAPTLAEVVESIDALWPFSLTEEWDRTGVVVGRMDKPVRSILVAVDPVADVVTQAIEGGFDLLITHHPLLLKGVNSVSDETAKGEMVMRLAEAGCALVCTHTNADQPEGGVSQILADILGLTEQRPLAPAKNGPDDAGIGRVGVLAEPVSLASFAQRVARSLPRVAGGVRVAGDLQAEVRTVAVCGGAGDSLFDDVRASGADVYVTSDLRHHPASEARETARGGTPFLIDTAHFASEWVWVPFAAQALKRHLASRGLSVQAAVSELVTDPWDAVFFPERGAAGAES, translated from the coding sequence ATGACTGAGCTGCAGGAGAACCCAGGCACCGCCCCCACGCTCGCCGAGGTCGTCGAGAGCATCGACGCGCTCTGGCCGTTCTCCCTCACGGAAGAGTGGGACCGGACGGGCGTCGTCGTCGGCCGGATGGACAAGCCCGTGCGCAGCATCCTCGTGGCCGTGGACCCAGTCGCGGACGTGGTCACGCAGGCCATCGAGGGCGGGTTCGACCTCCTCATCACCCACCACCCCCTCCTCCTCAAGGGCGTCAACTCGGTGTCCGACGAGACCGCCAAAGGCGAGATGGTCATGCGCCTCGCGGAGGCCGGCTGCGCGCTCGTGTGCACGCACACCAACGCGGACCAGCCGGAGGGCGGCGTGTCCCAGATTCTCGCGGACATCCTCGGGCTCACCGAGCAGCGTCCCCTCGCCCCGGCGAAGAACGGGCCGGACGACGCCGGGATCGGCCGCGTGGGCGTGCTGGCCGAGCCGGTCAGCCTCGCCTCGTTCGCCCAGCGCGTGGCCCGCTCGCTTCCGCGGGTCGCTGGCGGAGTCCGCGTGGCCGGCGACCTCCAGGCCGAGGTTCGCACCGTAGCCGTGTGCGGCGGCGCCGGGGACAGCCTCTTCGATGACGTGCGGGCCAGCGGCGCGGACGTCTACGTCACGTCCGACCTCCGCCACCACCCCGCCTCCGAAGCCCGCGAGACGGCCCGCGGCGGCACCCCGTTCCTCATCGACACCGCGCACTTCGCGAGCGAATGGGTCTGGGTGCCCTTCGCGGCGCAGGCCCTCAAACGGCACCTCGCCTCGCGCGGGCTCAGCGTCCAGGCGGCCGTCAGCGAGCTCGTCACCGACCCCTGGGATGCGGTCTTCTTCCCGGAGCGCGGCGCTGCGGGCGCAGAGTCCTAG
- the cysK gene encoding cysteine synthase A yields MNTSDRPAHGRIYDDVTQVIGGTPMVRLNRLTEGLPAQVAVKLEFANPANSVKDRIGAAIIDAAVASGDLKPGGTIVEGTSGNTGIALAMAGAARGYKVILTMPESMSVERRMMLAAYGAEIVLTPGAKGMRGAVDRAREIAESTPNSILARQFSNEANPAVHARTTAEEILADTAGEFAAFVAGVGTGGTISGVGNVLRERAPGVKIVAVEPIDSPILSGGKPGPHKIQGLGANFVPDILDTSVYSEVIDVALDDAIATARDLGRKEGIAGGISAGANVWAALQVAGREEYRGRLIVTVIPDYAERYLSTALFDDVR; encoded by the coding sequence GTGAACACGAGCGATCGGCCCGCACACGGGCGCATTTACGATGACGTCACGCAGGTCATCGGCGGTACCCCCATGGTCCGCCTCAACCGACTCACGGAGGGCCTGCCCGCGCAGGTGGCCGTGAAGCTTGAATTCGCCAACCCGGCCAACAGCGTCAAAGACCGGATCGGGGCGGCCATCATCGACGCGGCCGTCGCCTCCGGCGACCTCAAGCCCGGCGGCACCATCGTCGAGGGAACGAGCGGCAACACGGGCATCGCGCTCGCCATGGCCGGCGCGGCCCGCGGCTACAAGGTCATCCTGACCATGCCGGAGTCCATGTCGGTTGAGCGTCGCATGATGCTCGCGGCCTACGGCGCGGAGATCGTCCTCACCCCGGGTGCCAAGGGGATGCGCGGGGCGGTGGACCGCGCCCGCGAGATCGCCGAGTCCACCCCGAACTCCATCCTCGCTCGCCAGTTCTCCAACGAGGCCAACCCCGCGGTTCATGCGCGGACGACGGCGGAGGAGATCCTCGCGGACACCGCCGGAGAGTTCGCGGCATTCGTGGCGGGGGTCGGCACGGGCGGCACCATTTCCGGCGTCGGAAACGTCCTCCGCGAGCGGGCGCCAGGCGTGAAGATCGTGGCCGTCGAGCCCATCGACTCGCCCATCCTCTCCGGAGGGAAGCCCGGCCCGCACAAGATTCAGGGGCTCGGCGCCAACTTCGTGCCGGACATCCTGGACACGAGCGTGTACTCGGAGGTCATTGACGTGGCCCTCGACGACGCGATCGCCACCGCGCGGGATCTGGGCCGCAAGGAGGGCATCGCGGGCGGCATCTCCGCCGGGGCCAACGTGTGGGCTGCCCTGCAGGTCGCGGGCCGCGAGGAGTACCGCGGACGGCTCATCGTCACCGTCATCCCGGACTACGCAGAGCGGTACCTGTCCACCGCGCTGTTCGACGACGTCCGCTGA
- the cysE gene encoding serine O-acetyltransferase encodes MSILKRLREDLETVRRRDPASGGDIQNAIVSSGLHAVWSHRLAHRMWQKPGLRPAARVLSQVTRSVTGVEIHPGAQIGRRFLIDHGMGVVIGETAEIGDDVLIYQGVTLGGRSLERVKRHPTIGSGVTIGAGAKVLGPVTIGDGSAVGANAVVVKDAPAGAVLTGIPAKNRKEVAPPNPAPCVDPAEYVASEDETAGQLP; translated from the coding sequence GTGAGTATCCTCAAGCGCCTCCGGGAAGACCTCGAGACCGTCCGCCGCCGGGACCCGGCCTCGGGAGGCGACATCCAGAACGCCATCGTCTCCTCGGGGCTCCACGCCGTGTGGTCCCACCGCCTGGCGCATCGCATGTGGCAGAAGCCGGGCCTCCGCCCGGCGGCCCGGGTGCTGTCCCAGGTGACCCGCTCGGTGACGGGGGTGGAGATCCACCCGGGGGCGCAGATTGGCCGGAGGTTCCTCATCGATCACGGCATGGGGGTGGTCATCGGCGAGACGGCCGAGATTGGGGACGACGTCCTCATCTACCAGGGCGTGACGCTCGGCGGCCGGTCGCTTGAGCGGGTCAAGCGGCATCCGACGATCGGCTCCGGCGTGACGATCGGCGCCGGGGCCAAGGTCCTGGGCCCCGTGACCATTGGGGACGGCAGCGCTGTGGGCGCCAACGCCGTGGTCGTCAAGGACGCACCGGCCGGCGCCGTGCTCACGGGCATTCCGGCGAAGAACCGCAAGGAAGTGGCCCCGCCGAACCCCGCTCCGTGCGTCGACCCGGCCGAGTACGTGGCGAGCGAGGACGAGACGGCGGGCCAGCTGCCGTAG
- the msrA gene encoding peptide-methionine (S)-S-oxide reductase MsrA — MDPNATDTPETRTLVLGGGCFWCLDAFYRTVKGVRSVTSGYTGGHTPDPYYEQVCSGASGHAEAVRVVFDPEVIPARVILAMFFAMHNPTTLNRQGWDIGTQYRSTIFVADAQDERDAKDAIAAAQELWPDPIVTTIEPLGEFHTAEAIHQDYYSRFPEAGYCQAIVSPKLASARKGFAEWVQPTR; from the coding sequence ATGGACCCCAACGCGACTGACACGCCCGAGACCCGAACCCTCGTCCTCGGAGGCGGCTGCTTCTGGTGCCTCGACGCCTTCTACCGCACCGTCAAGGGCGTGCGCTCCGTGACGAGCGGGTACACCGGCGGCCACACGCCGGACCCGTACTACGAGCAGGTGTGCTCCGGCGCGAGCGGCCACGCCGAGGCTGTCCGCGTGGTCTTCGATCCGGAGGTCATTCCGGCGCGAGTCATCCTCGCCATGTTCTTCGCGATGCACAACCCCACGACGCTCAACCGTCAGGGCTGGGACATCGGCACGCAGTACCGCAGCACGATCTTCGTTGCGGACGCGCAGGACGAGCGCGACGCCAAGGACGCCATCGCGGCCGCCCAGGAGCTGTGGCCTGACCCCATCGTCACGACGATCGAGCCGCTCGGCGAGTTTCACACCGCCGAAGCGATCCACCAGGACTACTACAGTAGGTTTCCAGAGGCGGGTTACTGCCAGGCCATCGTCAGCCCGAAGCTCGCGTCCGCGCGCAAGGGCTTCGCGGAGTGGGTTCAGCCCACCCGCTGA
- a CDS encoding ABC transporter ATP-binding protein, which produces MSKRYEGSDVEALSGVSMDVGAGECVCLLGKNGAGKTTLTSIASSRIRPTSGDVLVSGISVVERPDEARGRIAVVPQQDTLDHGISVLQNLVYHGRYFGMTRAQARASASSALESLGIEELAGRDPVRLSGGQVQKVTWARALVHSPDLILLDEPSTGLDVLARRQTHELVLAMKRRGTAILLTTHDMHEAALLADRIAVIDRGQLLAVGTPAELFEHLGLGARVLELSYSFEDTAHEAAGRIARELESADSVVTVSHVGSAVFVSLRSEEASAASAVIETIAGLGLVELGVLARDPSLEDVFLSLLEES; this is translated from the coding sequence GTGTCCAAACGCTACGAGGGCTCCGATGTTGAGGCCCTGTCCGGCGTCTCCATGGACGTCGGCGCGGGGGAGTGCGTGTGCCTGCTCGGAAAGAACGGCGCGGGAAAGACCACCCTCACCTCAATTGCCAGTTCCCGGATTCGCCCCACATCTGGCGACGTTCTCGTGTCTGGGATCTCGGTCGTGGAGCGGCCTGATGAGGCCCGCGGGCGGATCGCCGTCGTGCCCCAGCAGGACACGCTGGACCACGGGATCTCCGTCCTCCAGAACCTCGTCTACCACGGACGCTATTTCGGGATGACGCGGGCACAGGCCCGGGCTAGCGCAAGCTCCGCCCTGGAAAGCCTCGGCATTGAAGAGCTCGCGGGCCGGGACCCTGTGCGCCTCTCGGGCGGACAAGTCCAGAAGGTGACCTGGGCCAGGGCGCTCGTCCACAGCCCGGACCTCATCCTGCTCGACGAGCCCTCCACGGGGCTCGACGTGCTCGCCCGCCGCCAGACCCACGAGCTCGTCCTCGCCATGAAACGCCGTGGCACGGCGATTCTGTTGACGACACACGACATGCACGAAGCCGCCCTCCTGGCTGATCGCATTGCCGTCATCGACCGGGGGCAGCTGCTTGCCGTGGGGACCCCCGCCGAGCTCTTTGAGCACCTGGGGCTCGGTGCCAGGGTCCTCGAGCTGAGCTACTCGTTCGAGGACACCGCCCATGAAGCTGCAGGGCGGATCGCCCGGGAACTGGAGTCGGCGGACTCGGTCGTCACCGTTTCTCACGTGGGATCAGCGGTCTTCGTCTCGCTCAGGTCCGAGGAGGCCTCGGCGGCCAGCGCCGTCATCGAGACCATCGCGGGCCTCGGCCTCGTGGAGCTGGGAGTCCTCGCCCGGGACCCCTCCCTCGAGGACGTCTTCCTGTCCCTCCTGGAGGAGTCATGA